The Cryptosporangium minutisporangium genome has a window encoding:
- a CDS encoding glutamate ABC transporter substrate-binding protein: protein MAPRRRALTAARVRRSRTSLLTAVVAVATLALAACGGGSDSDSSAVPPAASSASTDLFADAPVADAAAILPGSTMEKIKKRGKLVVAEALDAPLLSQQDPSNPENVTGFDADLAKALAIYILGKPSVEIVPPATETREALLANGTVDVVFNTYTITEERAKQVTFAGPYFSSGLAVAVKTGNTEIKSIDDLAGKTVIVGANTPAVTEIPKRVPTAKVIQFGTDPQAVQALTQGRGDAYVQDITLLASNAASNKDITVVGNPFTEEPYGIGLKHGDEAMKQFVNTWLTTIQKQGLWADVWKASLGTVVKSEAPQPPAIGSVPGS, encoded by the coding sequence ATGGCGCCCAGAAGGCGTGCCCTCACCGCCGCCCGTGTCCGCCGCTCGCGGACCTCGCTGCTCACCGCGGTGGTCGCCGTCGCGACGCTCGCGCTGGCCGCCTGCGGCGGCGGCTCCGACTCGGACTCCTCCGCGGTTCCCCCGGCCGCGAGTTCCGCCTCCACGGACCTCTTCGCCGACGCTCCGGTCGCGGACGCCGCGGCGATCCTGCCCGGCTCGACGATGGAGAAGATCAAGAAGCGCGGCAAGCTGGTCGTCGCCGAGGCGCTGGACGCTCCGCTGCTCTCCCAGCAGGACCCGTCGAACCCGGAGAACGTCACCGGCTTCGACGCCGACCTGGCCAAGGCGCTCGCGATCTACATCCTCGGCAAGCCGAGCGTCGAGATCGTGCCGCCGGCCACCGAGACGCGCGAGGCCCTCCTCGCCAACGGCACCGTCGACGTCGTCTTCAACACGTACACGATCACCGAGGAGCGGGCGAAGCAGGTCACGTTCGCCGGGCCGTACTTCTCCTCCGGGCTGGCGGTCGCGGTGAAGACCGGCAACACCGAGATCAAGAGCATCGACGACCTGGCGGGCAAGACGGTGATCGTCGGCGCGAACACCCCGGCGGTCACCGAGATCCCGAAGCGGGTCCCGACCGCGAAGGTGATCCAGTTCGGCACCGACCCGCAGGCCGTCCAGGCGCTCACCCAGGGCCGCGGTGACGCGTACGTCCAGGACATCACGCTGCTTGCGAGCAACGCCGCGTCCAACAAGGACATCACGGTCGTCGGCAACCCGTTCACCGAGGAGCCGTACGGCATCGGCCTGAAGCACGGTGACGAGGCGATGAAGCAGTTCGTCAACACCTGGCTGACCACGATCCAGAAGCAGGGCCTCTGGGCCGACGTCTGGAAGGCCTCGCTCGGCACCGTCGTGAAGTCGGAGGCACCGCAGCCGCCGGCGATCGGTTCGGTTCCCGGGTCCTGA
- a CDS encoding amino acid ABC transporter ATP-binding protein codes for MIEVTAVNKHFGDAHVLRDVNLEVAAGEVVVVVGPSGSGKSTLCRCLNRLETVTSGEVRIDGRPLPREGRELARLRSEVGMVFQSFNLFGHRTILDNVALGPIHVGKRDKARARADGLELLERVGIADQAGKYPAQLSGGQQQRAAIARALAMRPKVMLFDEPTSALDPEMVSEVLDVMVGLAADGMTMVVVTHEMGFARRAADRVVFMDSGQIVESGSPDEFFTDARSERARTFLAKVLSH; via the coding sequence ATGATCGAGGTGACCGCCGTGAACAAGCACTTCGGCGACGCTCACGTCCTGCGCGACGTCAACCTGGAGGTCGCCGCCGGCGAGGTGGTCGTGGTCGTCGGGCCGTCCGGGTCCGGCAAGTCGACGTTGTGCCGCTGCCTCAACCGGCTGGAGACGGTGACGTCCGGCGAGGTCCGCATCGACGGCCGTCCGCTGCCCCGGGAGGGGCGCGAGCTGGCCCGGCTGCGGTCGGAGGTCGGCATGGTCTTCCAGTCGTTCAACCTGTTCGGCCACCGCACGATCCTGGACAACGTCGCGCTCGGCCCCATCCACGTCGGCAAGCGCGACAAGGCGCGCGCCCGGGCGGACGGGCTGGAGCTCCTGGAGCGGGTCGGCATCGCCGATCAGGCCGGTAAGTACCCGGCGCAGCTCTCCGGCGGCCAGCAGCAGCGGGCGGCGATCGCCCGCGCGCTGGCGATGCGCCCCAAGGTGATGCTGTTCGACGAGCCCACGTCGGCGCTCGACCCCGAGATGGTCAGCGAGGTGCTCGACGTGATGGTCGGGCTCGCCGCCGACGGCATGACGATGGTCGTGGTGACGCACGAGATGGGGTTCGCCCGCCGCGCGGCCGACCGCGTCGTCTTCATGGACTCCGGACAGATCGTCGAGTCCGGTTCGCCGGACGAGTTCTTCACCGACGCCCGCAGCGAGCGCGCCCGCACCTTCCTCGCGAAGGTGCTGAGCCACTGA
- a CDS encoding ROK family protein, which yields MQPDPVAPDSPGAVLRLVRSGQAASRSDIARLTHVSASTAATRVEALIGLGFLHETGAGRSRGGTRPRRLELRTDAGTVAAADLGANHASLALFDLGGTLLSERLLPMDIAEGPERVLAWVVGQIREMSDAAPAPLAGLTVGVPGPVDFRAGRVVSPSRMPGWNGADVPGVAGALIDVPVLVENDANLMALGEFSAAPDGCEHLVFLKAGSGIGCGVIASGQLHRGARGAAGDISHAPVSDQQDVPCSCGRTGCLDAVASGAALARRLHAAGFDVHSTSGVVEIARNAEPVSARMFRDAGRATADVLATIVNFFNPDTLVLGGQLSQAEPYVANIRSTLYERCLPMAVEKLVIAPSRAGRLAGVIGGGRLMLEHLFDPRRVNALVS from the coding sequence GTGCAGCCGGATCCTGTCGCCCCTGACTCCCCGGGAGCCGTCCTCCGCCTGGTGCGCTCGGGTCAGGCCGCCTCCCGGTCGGACATCGCGCGGCTGACCCACGTATCGGCGTCCACCGCGGCCACCCGCGTCGAAGCCCTGATCGGGCTCGGCTTCCTGCACGAAACCGGCGCCGGGCGTTCGCGCGGCGGGACCCGGCCGCGCCGCCTGGAACTGCGTACCGACGCCGGGACCGTGGCCGCCGCCGACCTGGGCGCCAACCATGCGTCGCTGGCGCTGTTCGACCTGGGCGGCACACTGCTGAGCGAACGTCTGCTCCCGATGGACATCGCCGAGGGTCCGGAGCGGGTGCTCGCCTGGGTGGTCGGTCAGATCCGCGAGATGAGCGACGCGGCACCGGCGCCGCTGGCCGGGCTCACCGTCGGCGTTCCCGGACCGGTCGACTTCCGCGCGGGTCGCGTCGTCTCGCCGTCCCGGATGCCGGGCTGGAACGGCGCGGACGTGCCGGGGGTGGCGGGGGCGCTGATCGACGTGCCGGTGCTGGTGGAGAACGACGCGAACCTGATGGCGCTCGGCGAGTTCTCGGCCGCTCCGGACGGCTGCGAGCACCTGGTGTTCCTCAAGGCCGGCTCGGGCATCGGCTGCGGCGTCATCGCGTCGGGACAGTTGCACCGTGGCGCCCGCGGCGCGGCCGGCGACATCAGCCACGCGCCCGTCTCCGACCAGCAGGACGTGCCGTGCTCCTGCGGGCGCACCGGTTGCTTGGACGCGGTGGCGAGTGGTGCCGCGCTCGCGCGCCGACTGCACGCGGCCGGGTTCGACGTGCACAGCACGTCCGGGGTGGTCGAGATCGCGCGGAACGCGGAGCCGGTGTCCGCGCGGATGTTCCGGGACGCCGGGCGCGCGACCGCCGACGTGCTGGCGACGATCGTCAACTTCTTCAACCCGGACACGCTCGTGCTCGGCGGGCAGCTCAGCCAGGCCGAGCCCTACGTGGCGAACATCCGCTCGACCCTCTACGAGCGGTGCCTGCCGATGGCGGTGGAGAAGCTGGTGATCGCGCCGAGCCGGGCGGGGCGGCTGGCGGGTGTGATCGGCGGTGGCCGGCTGATGCTGGAGCACCTGTTCGACCCCCGGCGGGTCAACGCGCTGGTGTCCTGA
- a CDS encoding GNAT family N-acetyltransferase, producing MEPVLTIASLSAADARDDLLVARLTDLVNEVYAVAEEGLWVPGTSRTTTDEVAGLIRADELWVARLDDEVVGCVRIQRLDDHTAEFGLLVAAPKHRGIGVGRELVRFAEATGRRAGATTMQLEVLMPRDWAHPSKEFLKDWYQRIGYRVVRVGDFEPAYPRLAPLLATPCEFVIFHKALTSGSDG from the coding sequence GTGGAACCCGTGCTGACGATCGCCTCGCTCTCCGCTGCCGACGCCCGCGACGACCTCCTCGTCGCACGCCTGACCGACCTGGTCAACGAGGTCTACGCGGTCGCCGAGGAAGGGCTCTGGGTACCCGGCACCAGCCGGACGACGACGGACGAGGTCGCGGGCCTGATCCGGGCCGACGAACTGTGGGTCGCGCGGCTGGACGACGAGGTGGTCGGGTGCGTCCGGATCCAGCGGCTGGACGACCACACCGCGGAGTTCGGACTGCTGGTCGCCGCGCCGAAGCACCGCGGCATCGGCGTCGGCCGGGAGTTGGTCCGCTTCGCCGAGGCGACCGGGCGCCGGGCCGGGGCGACGACGATGCAGCTCGAAGTGCTGATGCCGCGCGACTGGGCGCACCCGTCGAAGGAGTTCCTCAAGGACTGGTACCAGCGGATCGGGTACCGGGTCGTGCGCGTCGGCGACTTCGAGCCGGCCTATCCGCGGCTCGCGCCGCTGCTGGCGACCCCGTGCGAGTTCGTGATCTTCCACAAAGCGCTCACGAGCGGGTCCGACGGGTGA
- a CDS encoding MFS transporter gives MPAPFVASLPSHPKSADAIRRWAPLSTVFLAVGLSMAMTFPFRALFLTDAVHAGPVLVTLFLIVAAVTGVLASSWLGRLSDAGPHRSRLIVGAALAGVVGCGLSAVVRNYWVLLVVTATAVAVSTALQAQLFAYARVTVGTGERGAFTTNALRTLFSASWVAGPFAAAILIELGGFTLIFSVAAAVYGLAALVAQLGMPEPGLVPSTADVPSTAGASSTAGAEPVASGPVEGPHAAGARDVSPGLLWLNVVGLVLMQTAAVLGVQALPLFVDEELHGSIRDTGLLLGLCAGLEIPLMLVFGVLAVRIPVRVLFLAGPALAAAYFAVVAVSTGVGQVAAAQVLNAAGIALIQGIGITYFQDLLPSRPGRASTLFSNAFPVGATLSAPLLGIAQHLGYRTGFAAAAVLSAAGMALLLTRRTRS, from the coding sequence GTGCCTGCCCCCTTCGTCGCCTCCCTGCCCAGTCACCCCAAATCTGCGGACGCGATCCGGCGGTGGGCCCCGCTCTCGACCGTGTTCCTTGCGGTCGGTCTGTCGATGGCGATGACGTTCCCGTTCCGCGCCCTGTTCCTGACCGACGCCGTGCACGCCGGTCCGGTGCTGGTCACCCTCTTCCTGATAGTCGCCGCCGTGACCGGCGTGCTCGCGTCGAGCTGGCTGGGGCGCCTCTCGGACGCCGGCCCGCACCGGAGCCGGCTGATCGTCGGGGCGGCGCTGGCCGGAGTGGTCGGGTGCGGTCTGAGCGCCGTCGTCCGGAACTACTGGGTGCTGCTGGTCGTGACCGCGACGGCGGTGGCGGTCTCGACCGCGCTGCAGGCCCAGCTGTTCGCGTACGCCCGCGTCACCGTCGGCACCGGTGAGCGGGGCGCGTTCACCACGAACGCGCTACGGACGCTGTTCTCGGCGAGCTGGGTCGCCGGTCCGTTCGCCGCGGCGATCCTGATCGAGCTCGGCGGCTTCACGTTGATCTTCTCGGTCGCCGCGGCGGTCTACGGGCTGGCGGCGCTGGTGGCGCAGCTCGGGATGCCGGAGCCGGGCCTGGTTCCGTCGACGGCCGACGTCCCGTCGACGGCCGGGGCCTCGTCGACGGCCGGGGCTGAGCCGGTCGCGTCGGGCCCGGTGGAAGGCCCGCACGCGGCCGGGGCGCGGGACGTCTCCCCGGGCTTGCTCTGGCTGAACGTCGTCGGTCTGGTCCTGATGCAGACCGCGGCGGTGTTGGGCGTGCAGGCGCTGCCGCTCTTCGTCGACGAGGAACTGCACGGCAGCATCCGGGACACCGGACTTCTCCTCGGACTCTGCGCCGGGCTGGAGATTCCCTTGATGCTCGTCTTCGGGGTCCTCGCCGTACGAATTCCGGTGCGGGTGTTGTTCCTCGCCGGCCCGGCCCTGGCCGCGGCGTACTTCGCGGTGGTGGCGGTCTCCACCGGCGTCGGCCAGGTCGCGGCCGCGCAGGTGCTCAACGCGGCCGGAATCGCGCTGATCCAGGGCATCGGCATCACGTACTTCCAGGACCTGCTGCCGAGCCGGCCGGGCCGCGCGTCGACGCTGTTCAGCAACGCGTTCCCGGTCGGCGCCACGCTCTCGGCGCCGCTGCTCGGGATCGCCCAGCACCTCGGCTACCGAACCGGGTTCGCCGCCGCGGCGGTGCTCAGCGCCGCCGGGATGGCGTTGCTGCTCACCCGTCGGACCCGCTCGTGA
- a CDS encoding SMP-30/gluconolactonase/LRE family protein, producing MIAQPKELLNGLVVGESPRWHDGRLWFSNWGAQEIVTLTTDGTAEVVGRGPKPAGYCLDWLPDGRLLVTGETEVLRRADDGSWTTHVDVAGSAVSLNEIVVDGRGFIYLTDVGFAFGEEDYRPGAILLVTPDGAVRRVAEDIAFGNGMVVTPDNRTLVVAESWANRLTAFDLEADGSLANRRVWAEVGGDGICLDAEGAIWCASVTETGTVATRVAEGGAVLDRIDLDTACFACMLGGPQGRTLYLMVAEWLGVERMGELFTSQTGRVLATEVTVPVAPRP from the coding sequence ATGATCGCGCAGCCGAAGGAATTGCTCAACGGGCTCGTCGTGGGGGAGTCCCCGCGCTGGCACGACGGGCGGCTCTGGTTCTCGAACTGGGGCGCGCAGGAGATCGTCACGCTGACCACCGACGGCACCGCGGAGGTGGTGGGGAGGGGTCCGAAGCCGGCCGGGTACTGCCTCGACTGGCTGCCCGACGGCCGGCTGCTGGTGACCGGCGAGACCGAGGTGCTGCGCCGGGCCGACGACGGGAGCTGGACCACCCACGTCGACGTGGCCGGGAGCGCGGTCAGCTTGAACGAGATCGTCGTGGACGGCCGCGGGTTCATCTACCTGACCGACGTCGGGTTCGCGTTCGGCGAGGAGGACTACCGGCCGGGTGCGATCCTCCTGGTCACCCCGGACGGGGCGGTACGGCGGGTCGCCGAGGACATCGCGTTCGGCAACGGCATGGTCGTGACGCCGGACAACCGCACGCTCGTCGTCGCGGAGTCCTGGGCGAACCGGCTGACGGCGTTCGACCTCGAGGCCGACGGGAGCCTGGCGAACCGGCGGGTCTGGGCCGAGGTCGGTGGGGACGGCATCTGCCTCGATGCCGAGGGTGCGATCTGGTGCGCGAGCGTGACCGAGACCGGCACGGTGGCCACCCGGGTGGCGGAGGGCGGCGCGGTGCTGGACCGCATCGACCTGGACACGGCGTGCTTCGCGTGCATGCTCGGTGGCCCGCAGGGGAGGACGCTCTACCTGATGGTGGCGGAGTGGCTCGGCGTCGAGCGGATGGGGGAGTTGTTCACGTCGCAGACCGGCCGGGTGCTGGCGACCGAGGTGACGGTGCCCGTGGCGCCCCGGCCGTGA
- a CDS encoding TetR/AcrR family transcriptional regulator: MTSVTSERDLPAARRATGGRPADGRQRVIDAALAQFAEYGVEGTSLQMIADAMGVTKAAVYYHFKTKDEIVLTVVKPALDQLRVILDESEAQRGQSARSRAFLTAFVRLVIGHRELLTLLYDDVTVVRLLRTHWPEFEDFERRVPLLLVGPDAAAGPHVAAAVALTGIVAAAGNPQFSGLSDAELEEHLLDAGLRLIGTRRRR, from the coding sequence GTGACGAGCGTCACCAGCGAACGGGACCTACCGGCGGCGCGGCGGGCCACCGGCGGACGACCCGCGGACGGTCGGCAGCGGGTGATCGACGCGGCGCTCGCGCAGTTCGCCGAGTACGGCGTCGAGGGCACGTCGCTGCAGATGATCGCCGACGCGATGGGCGTCACGAAGGCCGCGGTCTACTACCACTTCAAAACCAAGGACGAGATCGTCCTCACCGTGGTCAAGCCGGCACTCGACCAGCTGCGGGTCATCCTCGACGAGTCCGAGGCGCAGCGCGGGCAGTCGGCGCGGTCCCGCGCGTTCCTGACCGCGTTCGTCCGTCTCGTGATCGGACACCGGGAGCTGCTCACGCTGCTCTACGACGACGTCACGGTCGTTCGGCTCCTGCGCACGCACTGGCCGGAGTTCGAGGACTTCGAGCGTCGCGTCCCGCTCCTGCTGGTGGGCCCGGACGCCGCCGCGGGGCCGCACGTGGCCGCCGCCGTCGCACTGACCGGCATCGTCGCCGCAGCCGGCAACCCGCAGTTCAGCGGCTTGTCCGACGCCGAACTGGAGGAGCACCTGCTCGACGCCGGACTTCGCCTGATCGGGACTCGCCGCCGCCGCTGA
- a CDS encoding NAD(P)/FAD-dependent oxidoreductase — protein MSLPFVVVGASLAGLRAVEAARNGGYEGPITLIGAEPHLPYDRPPLSKAFLEPGAEAVVFREEQHLREDLGVDLRLGAPATRLDPAGHTVTVDGQTLGYRALLIATGSTPLPLPGAPALTGVHTLRTVDDARAIRDALHAGARVVVVGAGFIGSEIASAARRYQNAVTIVEAAPVPLVRAAGPVVGAALARLHQRAGTDVRLGTSVTGLHGRDRVEAVVLSDGTVLDADLVVVGIGSRPATGWLAGSGVALDARDGGVRCDEYLATSAPDVYAAGDVAHWPNHLLDVPMMRLENWTGAAEQGAAATRNALGLGERTPYATAPYVWSDWYDHRIQFVGHPAEDEVRIVLGDLDGPRFVALYRSGERIAGAVTLNEPGKVMKYRRLIARRADWQAALDLYPALTG, from the coding sequence ATGAGCCTGCCGTTCGTGGTGGTGGGCGCCTCCCTCGCGGGGTTACGCGCGGTCGAGGCGGCACGGAACGGAGGGTACGAGGGACCGATCACGCTGATCGGCGCCGAGCCGCACCTCCCGTACGACCGGCCGCCGCTGTCCAAGGCGTTCCTCGAGCCGGGCGCCGAGGCCGTCGTCTTCCGCGAGGAGCAGCACCTGCGCGAGGACCTCGGCGTCGACCTGCGTCTGGGCGCGCCGGCGACGCGGCTGGACCCGGCCGGCCACACGGTCACCGTCGACGGGCAGACGCTCGGATACCGGGCGCTCTTGATCGCGACCGGCTCCACCCCGCTCCCCCTGCCCGGCGCACCGGCCCTGACAGGTGTCCACACGCTCCGGACCGTGGACGACGCCCGCGCAATCCGTGACGCGCTGCACGCGGGTGCCCGCGTGGTCGTCGTCGGCGCGGGGTTCATCGGGTCGGAGATCGCCTCCGCGGCCCGCCGGTACCAGAATGCGGTGACGATCGTCGAGGCCGCGCCGGTGCCGCTGGTGCGGGCCGCCGGGCCGGTCGTCGGCGCGGCGCTGGCCCGGCTGCACCAGCGCGCCGGTACCGACGTGCGGCTGGGCACGTCGGTCACCGGCCTGCACGGCCGCGACCGCGTCGAGGCGGTCGTCCTCTCGGACGGCACGGTGCTCGACGCCGACCTGGTCGTCGTGGGGATCGGCTCCCGCCCGGCGACCGGCTGGCTGGCCGGCTCCGGCGTGGCTCTCGACGCGCGGGACGGCGGCGTCCGGTGCGACGAGTACCTCGCGACCTCCGCGCCGGACGTCTACGCGGCGGGCGACGTCGCGCACTGGCCGAACCACCTGCTGGACGTGCCGATGATGCGGTTGGAGAACTGGACCGGCGCGGCGGAGCAGGGCGCCGCCGCGACCCGCAACGCGCTCGGCCTCGGCGAGCGGACGCCGTACGCCACCGCGCCCTACGTGTGGAGCGACTGGTACGACCACCGGATCCAGTTCGTCGGCCACCCCGCCGAGGACGAGGTGCGGATCGTCCTCGGTGACCTCGACGGCCCCCGGTTCGTCGCGCTCTACCGCTCCGGGGAGCGGATCGCCGGGGCGGTCACGCTCAACGAGCCGGGCAAGGTCATGAAGTACCGCCGCCTGATCGCCCGCCGCGCCGACTGGCAGGCCGCACTCGACCTGTATCCGGCGCTCACCGGCTGA
- a CDS encoding class I SAM-dependent methyltransferase, protein MPTSSHQHRQIAESFGVDAARYDRARPRYPDALIQRIVALSPGPDVLDVGCGTGLVARQLQAAGCTVLGVDPDERMAAFARETGIPVEVATFEAWEPGGRTFDAVVAGQTWHWVDPAAGAAKAARVLRPGGRLALFWHVFQPAPALADVLAAIYRRVAPDAPVDLRAMSRPADGYESLVATVADGLRGSGFGEAERWHFDEQRTYTKDEWLDQLPTQGLLTRLPPEAVAEVLAEVGAAIDALGSGVPVSSVTVGLTAARLSR, encoded by the coding sequence ATGCCCACTTCGAGCCATCAGCACCGCCAGATCGCCGAATCCTTCGGCGTGGACGCCGCCCGGTACGACCGGGCGCGCCCCCGCTACCCCGACGCCCTGATCCAGCGCATCGTCGCGTTGAGCCCCGGCCCGGACGTGCTCGACGTCGGCTGCGGCACCGGCCTCGTCGCCCGGCAGCTCCAAGCGGCCGGGTGCACGGTGCTCGGCGTCGACCCCGACGAGCGGATGGCTGCTTTCGCCCGCGAGACCGGAATTCCGGTCGAGGTGGCGACGTTCGAGGCCTGGGAGCCGGGCGGGCGGACGTTCGACGCGGTCGTCGCCGGCCAGACCTGGCACTGGGTCGACCCCGCGGCCGGCGCCGCGAAGGCGGCCCGGGTGCTGCGGCCCGGGGGACGGCTCGCGCTGTTCTGGCACGTGTTCCAGCCCGCACCGGCGCTCGCGGACGTGCTCGCGGCGATCTACCGGCGGGTGGCGCCGGACGCGCCGGTCGACCTCCGGGCGATGTCCCGACCGGCCGACGGGTACGAGTCCCTGGTGGCCACCGTCGCCGACGGGCTCCGGGGGAGCGGGTTCGGGGAGGCCGAACGGTGGCACTTCGACGAGCAGCGGACCTACACGAAGGACGAGTGGCTCGACCAGCTACCCACCCAGGGGCTGCTCACCCGGCTGCCGCCGGAGGCCGTCGCCGAGGTGCTGGCGGAGGTCGGCGCGGCGATCGACGCGCTCGGCAGCGGTGTTCCGGTCTCCAGCGTCACGGTGGGTCTCACCGCGGCGCGGCTCAGCCGGTGA
- a CDS encoding TetR/AcrR family transcriptional regulator — MPTGVAIRDVREQLFDAAERVLLRDGPSALTSRAVTTEAGCAKGVLHRHFEDFDAFLADFVLDRIDRMDAQAALLRDAAGTGTVVDNLTDAVTALFGSVAVAIVPLVTFRDELRARLREKWPVGVPVLTEGAVMIEAYLAAERDLGRITADAPVDALAATMIGAGHLLFADRTGAPPDPAAIRTMVTTVVGSVLPVR, encoded by the coding sequence GTGCCGACTGGAGTTGCCATCCGCGACGTTCGCGAGCAGTTGTTCGACGCCGCCGAGCGGGTCCTGCTGCGGGACGGCCCGAGCGCACTGACCAGCCGGGCGGTGACCACCGAGGCGGGCTGCGCCAAGGGCGTCCTGCATCGGCACTTCGAGGACTTCGACGCGTTCCTCGCCGACTTCGTGCTCGACCGCATCGACCGGATGGACGCGCAGGCCGCCCTGCTCCGGGACGCGGCCGGGACGGGCACCGTCGTCGACAACCTCACCGACGCGGTGACCGCCCTGTTCGGATCGGTGGCGGTGGCGATCGTCCCGCTCGTCACCTTCCGGGACGAGCTACGCGCTCGGCTACGGGAGAAGTGGCCGGTCGGCGTGCCGGTGCTGACCGAGGGCGCGGTGATGATCGAGGCGTACCTGGCCGCCGAGCGGGATCTCGGGCGGATCACCGCCGACGCTCCGGTCGACGCGCTCGCGGCCACCATGATCGGCGCGGGCCATCTGCTGTTCGCCGACCGGACCGGCGCGCCGCCGGACCCGGCCGCGATCCGCACGATGGTGACGACGGTTGTCGGCAGCGTCCTCCCCGTGCGGTAG
- a CDS encoding NAD(P)/FAD-dependent oxidoreductase has translation MTENTEVIVVGGGYAGVMAANRLTQRADVTVTLINPRPTFVHRVRLHQLVGGSDDAVLDYRELLADRVRLVVDSVTRIEAAERSVTLASGGTVGYDYLVYAVGSGSADPQVPGAAEFAYPISRLEEAQRLRSVLDATPATAVLTVVGAGPLGIETAAELAELGRTVTLVCGGALGPYLHPRGRRSVAKELSNLGVTVVDGPDSAVTAVTHDAVRLRDGRELPSDVTIWTAGFGVPDLAARSGLRTDAIGRLLTDETLTSVDDERIVATGDAAAPSDLPLRMSGQAALPLGSHAADTVLSRIAGERPADFNRGIAAMCISLGRRAAVFQVARRNDTATRFHLAGGLGAKLKEASCASMIKQITGEARKPGSHRWPVKDTTRQELLRAQESLRAKQ, from the coding sequence ATGACCGAGAACACCGAGGTGATCGTCGTCGGCGGTGGCTACGCCGGCGTCATGGCGGCCAACCGCCTGACGCAGCGCGCCGACGTGACCGTGACGCTCATCAACCCCCGCCCGACCTTCGTCCACCGGGTCCGCCTGCACCAGCTCGTGGGCGGCTCCGACGACGCGGTCCTCGACTACCGCGAGCTCCTGGCCGACCGCGTCCGGCTGGTCGTCGACTCCGTCACCCGGATCGAGGCCGCCGAGCGGAGCGTGACGCTGGCGTCCGGCGGCACCGTCGGCTACGACTACCTGGTCTACGCGGTGGGCAGCGGCAGCGCCGACCCGCAGGTCCCGGGAGCGGCCGAGTTCGCCTACCCGATCAGCCGTCTGGAGGAGGCGCAGCGGCTGCGGTCTGTCCTCGACGCCACCCCCGCGACGGCCGTGCTGACGGTCGTCGGAGCCGGTCCGCTCGGCATCGAGACCGCCGCCGAGCTGGCGGAGCTGGGCCGGACCGTCACCCTGGTCTGCGGCGGCGCGCTCGGCCCGTACCTGCACCCCCGGGGACGACGCTCGGTGGCCAAGGAGCTGTCCAATCTCGGCGTGACCGTGGTCGACGGTCCCGACTCGGCGGTGACCGCGGTGACCCACGACGCGGTGCGCCTGCGCGACGGCCGGGAACTGCCCAGCGATGTGACGATCTGGACCGCCGGCTTCGGCGTACCGGACCTGGCCGCACGCAGCGGGCTGCGCACGGATGCCATCGGCCGACTGCTCACCGACGAGACACTCACCAGCGTGGACGACGAGCGCATCGTCGCGACCGGGGACGCGGCGGCGCCGTCGGACCTGCCGCTCCGGATGAGCGGCCAGGCCGCGCTTCCGCTCGGCTCGCACGCCGCCGACACCGTGCTCAGCCGGATCGCCGGGGAACGACCCGCCGACTTCAACCGCGGAATCGCCGCCATGTGCATCAGCCTGGGACGCCGGGCCGCCGTCTTCCAGGTCGCCCGCCGGAACGACACCGCGACGCGGTTCCACCTCGCCGGCGGTCTGGGCGCGAAGCTCAAGGAAGCGTCGTGCGCGAGCATGATCAAGCAGATCACCGGCGAAGCGCGCAAACCCGGATCGCACCGCTGGCCGGTCAAGGACACCACGCGCCAGGAGTTGCTGCGGGCCCAGGAATCGCTGCGGGCCAAGCAGTAG